In Microbacterium galbinum, the genomic stretch CCGCGACAACGACGTGGTCGATGCGGCATCCCTGCGCTACCTCGAGGACTACCGGTTCACCGGGTCCATTCGCGGATACCGCGAGGGCGAGCTGTACTTCCCCGGCTCCCCCATCCTCACCGTCGAGGGCAGCTTCGCCGACGCGGTCGTGCTCGAGACGCTGGCGCTGAGCGTGCTCAACCACGACTCGGCCGTCGCCACGGCCGCCTCGCGCATGAGCATCGCGGCGGGCGAGCGCCCCCTCGCGGAGATGGGATCGCGACGCGCCGCCGAGCGGTCGGCCGTCGCGGCCGCCCGTGCCGCCTACATCGCCGGGTTCCGGTCGACGAGCAATCTCGAGGCCGGCCGCACGTGGGGCATCCCGACGATGGGCACCGCCGCGCACTCCTGGACCCTGCTCCACGACAGCGAGGAAGAGGCCTTCCGGTCGCAGATCGAGAGCCTCGGAACCGACACCACGCTGCTCGTCGACACCTACGACATCCCGACGGGCGTGGAGACGGCGATCCGCGTCGCCGGCACGGGCCTCGGCGGGGTGCGCATCGACTCCGGAGACCTGCCCACCGTGGCGGCCGCCGTGCGCGAGCAGCTCGACGCCCTCGGGGCCACCGAGACCCGCATCACGGTCACGAGCGACCTCGACGAGTACGCCATCGCGGCCCTCGCCGCGTCGCCCGTCGACGCCTACGGCGTCGGTACGTCGGTGGTCACGGGATCGGGATATCCGACGGCCAGCATGGTCTACAAGCTCGTCGCCCGACAGGATGCCACGGGTTCGTGGATCGGCGTCGCCAAGGCTTCCGCGGACAAGGCGTCGCACGGCGGCCGCAAAGCCGCGTTCCGTCGCCTCGAGGACGGCGTCGCCACCGCGGAGGAGGTTCTCGTCGCCGACGGCTTCGAGAAGCTGGACGGGCCGGCATCCTCCGTCGGGGGGCGCCCGCTCCAGGTGACGTTCATCGACAACGGCGAGATCGACTCCGCGCACGAGGGCGCCGCGGGAACGGCATCCGCCCGCGAGCATCACCTCCGCGTCCGCGAGGAACTGCCGGTGCGCGCGCTCGCGCTGAGCAAGTCCGACCCGGCCATCCCCACCGTCTACATCGACGTGGAGTGAGATCGCGCCCGCGCGGTCAGCGCGTCATCGACTCGTAGATCTCCTTGCACGTCGGGCAGATCGGGAACTTCTCGGGGTCGCGCCCCGGCGTCCACTTCTTGCCGCAGAGTGCGCGGACCGGCTTGCCGGTGATCGCCGACTCGAGGATCTTGTCCTTCTTCACGTAATGCGAGAAACGCTCGTGGTCACCCGGCTCGAGATTCTCCTCTCGGAGGAGCTCTTCCAGTTCGCGATCAAGCGTTGCCACGCCGCCCTGATCGGGGCTGTCCAGCGGAGTACTCATCCCGTGAGTCTAGCCGCGTCCACGCGTGCGCGGGGCGGCGTCACGCGGTCTCGACGAACTCCATGAGGCGTTCTCCGCTGCGTTCGAAGATGAGGCCGCCGACGACCGCTCCGATGACGAAGACACCGACGCCGGTGCCGAGGCCGGCCCAGAACGTCGCCATCGCCTGCTGCTCCCCCGAGAGGAGGTTCGAGGCGAAGAGCCAGATGACCGGACCGCTGACGAGGATCGCCCCGAGGAACGCGACGGCCGGCCCGTAGGCGCCGCGCGACGTCGGACGCTGCGGTTGTTGGAACGGACTGTCGCCCGGGCGCGACACCGCGTACGGCGCGACGACCGACACGATGCTCGACAGACCGAGGGCCGAGAGCAGCAGGCTGGATCCGAGGCCGATCAGCGGCAGCAGCAGATGCCAGTCGTCGATGACGAGGAGCGTGAGCGGAACGGCGATCGCCAGGACCGGAATCGACACCAGGAGAACGGGGACCAGGCGCCCGAGCCGATCGGGCAGCCCGCGCACGCCGCTGGCGACGTGCGTCCACAGGGCCGTCGAGTCGTAGGCGACGTCGTTGTGCGGCAGCCATCCGAAGAAGAGCGCCATCACGGGAACCGGCACGAGGGCGGCGATCTCGAGCGGTACCCCGGCGACCAGGAGCGGGAGCACCGTGAGGACGCCCGCGACCGGGACGACGATCACGTTGACGATGTAGCGGCGGTCGCGCAGCCAGTACACGAGGCTGCGCGAGGCGATGGCTCCGAAGGCCGTCGACGGCAGGAGGGCGAACCACCCGAGACCGGTGCGTTCGCGCGCGGCCACGGGGCGCTCGGTCGTCGTGAGCAGGCGGCGGACCAGCCATTCCCACACCACCCAGAGCCCCGCGAGGGTCACGACGGCGATGAGGCCGATGAGCCACGCCGTCGAGCTCTCGGGCGCCTGGAACAGCGCGCCGGGTGCCGCTCCGAGCGGGGTGAGGGAGATCACTCCCGTCAGCGAGATCAGGGATGCCGGCACCTCCCCGTCCCACCGGAACGACGCGAGGAACACGGCGACCGGGAACGCGACGACGAGCAGCGCGAGCACGAACAGTGCCGTGAGCTCGCGCGAGCGCCGTTCGGGCAGCAGCAGCGCATTGACCGCCATGCCGATG encodes the following:
- a CDS encoding DUF3039 domain-containing protein, yielding MSTPLDSPDQGGVATLDRELEELLREENLEPGDHERFSHYVKKDKILESAITGKPVRALCGKKWTPGRDPEKFPICPTCKEIYESMTR
- a CDS encoding nicotinate phosphoribosyltransferase; translation: MTSSTALLTDRYELTMLAASLRDGTASRPSVFELFSRRLSGGRRFGVVAGTGRLLSLVRDFRFGDDELRFLRDNDVVDAASLRYLEDYRFTGSIRGYREGELYFPGSPILTVEGSFADAVVLETLALSVLNHDSAVATAASRMSIAAGERPLAEMGSRRAAERSAVAAARAAYIAGFRSTSNLEAGRTWGIPTMGTAAHSWTLLHDSEEEAFRSQIESLGTDTTLLVDTYDIPTGVETAIRVAGTGLGGVRIDSGDLPTVAAAVREQLDALGATETRITVTSDLDEYAIAALAASPVDAYGVGTSVVTGSGYPTASMVYKLVARQDATGSWIGVAKASADKASHGGRKAAFRRLEDGVATAEEVLVADGFEKLDGPASSVGGRPLQVTFIDNGEIDSAHEGAAGTASAREHHLRVREELPVRALALSKSDPAIPTVYIDVE